Proteins encoded in a region of the Verrucomicrobiota bacterium genome:
- a CDS encoding transporter substrate-binding domain-containing protein has translation MVLPPIPKRKLNVGVIRMPPYAMQTGNAQWTGIGPEIWREIARKLNIYYDFKEMTLTEALQALHDGKIDFLATPISVVFEREKYYDFTIPIFTTGLAIARPKLPKTHIWRNAIHLFFRWQVLEIVGLLVFILFVLGTIVYFLEHKHNPEYFGKGLIQGIGAGAYWVGAVLTSGVCIGIAIKSLPGRIIALLWMFISVVAISTLTASTASILTNQKLTNTEIRLETYRKLKIGAIKGGVSEEYLQAFNLKVIGYDSPRAGLHDIVDGKISAFVGDDLILNYILKRDNLEADIDLTPAKNYKTEIAFALPLNSPLRKTIYLALLEILSEPSWRDLKEKFIESLNNQQDKAPSRRPHRNSSPGS, from the coding sequence ATGGTTTTGCCCCCGATCCCGAAACGTAAGCTCAATGTCGGGGTCATCCGGATGCCACCTTATGCCATGCAGACGGGTAATGCCCAATGGACGGGTATTGGCCCCGAAATCTGGCGTGAAATCGCCCGTAAACTCAATATCTACTATGATTTCAAGGAAATGACCCTCACCGAGGCTTTGCAAGCTCTCCATGACGGCAAAATTGATTTTCTCGCGACTCCGATCAGTGTCGTTTTTGAACGTGAAAAATACTACGATTTTACGATCCCTATCTTTACAACAGGATTAGCCATCGCGCGCCCCAAACTCCCCAAGACCCATATCTGGAGGAATGCCATCCACCTCTTTTTCCGCTGGCAAGTCCTCGAAATCGTCGGCCTCTTGGTATTCATCCTCTTTGTCCTAGGCACAATTGTCTATTTTCTCGAACACAAACATAATCCCGAATATTTCGGCAAAGGCCTCATCCAAGGAATCGGCGCGGGAGCCTATTGGGTCGGGGCGGTCCTGACCTCGGGCGTCTGTATCGGTATTGCTATCAAATCCCTACCGGGACGGATCATCGCCCTGCTTTGGATGTTTATCAGTGTAGTAGCCATTTCCACCCTGACAGCCTCCACGGCCAGTATCCTGACAAATCAAAAACTTACCAACACCGAGATCCGCCTGGAAACATACCGTAAACTCAAAATCGGCGCAATCAAAGGCGGTGTGTCTGAGGAATACCTGCAAGCATTTAACCTGAAAGTCATCGGATACGATAGTCCACGTGCAGGGCTCCATGACATTGTCGATGGTAAAATCAGTGCCTTTGTCGGTGACGACCTGATTTTGAATTATATTTTGAAACGCGACAATCTCGAAGCCGACATTGATCTGACACCCGCCAAAAATTACAAAACTGAAATCGCCTTTGCCCTGCCATTAAATAGTCCGTTACGTAAAACGATTTACCTTGCCCTCCTGGAAATCCTTTCAGAACCCTCTTGGCGTGACTTAAAAGAAAAATTCATCGAATCTCTCAATAACCAGCAGGACAAGGCCCCGTCACGGCGGCCACACAGGAATTCTTCACCCGGAAGCTAA
- a CDS encoding YkgJ family cysteine cluster protein, producing MKSRNQDHELLKEIVLEVESVYDDVGKLRIERNCTGTAECCHFNLTGRTPYLTKGEAVVAARAWKASGRKLLPEKPDGSCPFLNPAQKCMIYESRPFGCRTHFCHAAGGPYARKDVIDLIRRLEKIDQSLGGKGALPLATAVTDSGIL from the coding sequence ATGAAGTCCCGGAACCAAGATCATGAACTACTCAAAGAAATCGTGCTCGAAGTCGAGTCTGTCTATGATGACGTGGGCAAATTGCGCATCGAACGGAATTGCACGGGGACCGCGGAATGTTGTCATTTTAATCTCACCGGGCGTACGCCTTACCTGACCAAGGGTGAAGCGGTGGTTGCAGCCCGCGCTTGGAAGGCTTCCGGGCGCAAATTGCTGCCGGAAAAGCCGGATGGATCATGTCCCTTCCTGAATCCCGCACAAAAGTGTATGATTTATGAAAGTCGCCCATTTGGATGTCGTACCCATTTTTGTCACGCCGCTGGGGGACCTTACGCACGTAAAGACGTGATCGATCTCATCCGTAGGCTCGAAAAAATAGACCAAAGCCTCGGCGGCAAAGGAGCCCTTCCCCTTGCGACAGCGGTCACTGACTCAGGCATTCTCTAG